A region from the Sandaracinus amylolyticus genome encodes:
- a CDS encoding site-specific DNA-methyltransferase, producing the protein MSKRDVLSQLARDELLRIVDAHGIEVSDRRVRDRLVDGIARARRVDLAVELVELPRDRLKDLCRALGLDERGREKGILVDRLIGKLTIESSDAGRGGERDESGMATKKKRAGGNQTSLEGEVGEYRHDEKRKNNPPAGLVEFERLPAKRKKEYAYDPHLDPQLVWAGKEEHAKFEIDTVSLHIHERVSTQAILRAVKREEQEESQLNLFAKPELPSSKEIDFYGHEVGWSNRMILGDSLLVINSLLERENMAGQVQCIFMDPPYGVKFNSNFQPSISRRDVKDGDDASLTREPEQVQAYRDTWELGIHSYLSYLRDRFLVAKDLLNEAGSLFVQISDENVHRVRFVLDEVFGAENFVSQVVFRKTTGKGGQLLDNTYDVLLWFARDRGKVKYRPVFEPRSVVDDDNLRFVELADGTRRRMTDREADGTDALPPRARAYRPNPLTNQRPASGNDLREYYLDGKRFTPGAGTFRSDKAGLDRLQRAGRLLPVGNTLTFIRYLDDFPFKPRNDIWDDTRGSGFGDAKLYVVQTGTKAIARCILMTTDPGDLVLDPTCGSGTTAYVAEQWGRRWITCDTSRVALSLARQRLITAKFPYYELRSNRVRDGFKYKTVPHITLKSIAQNPKIDACKTKEEIDRVIRESAEQETLYDQPFEDKKRVRVSGPFTVEAIPLPSMEDTQRDAGGPVSKSAAVPGHFSDAVTDYLSTMVELLRQTGIVLPGNKRIRFPALRTVKGNYEWFHAEGGSDAEGDPRTFAISFGPRHGPVTPTQVLGAIAETRGADVLVFAGFACDPEARKMIDAGVPGREVMFAHAAPDILVGDLLKKRKTDQLFAVFGAPDVRVHPENGGSLVSVELVGIDLYDPTTGFTSSAKGDGAAAILVDHDYDGKSFCVSQALFPGGGANAWEKLQKALKGAIDEDKFAQLRTTRSLPFKPGHKVAVKVIDDRGNEVIKIVDARRALKK; encoded by the coding sequence GTGAGCAAGCGCGACGTGCTGTCCCAGCTCGCACGAGACGAGCTGCTGCGGATCGTGGACGCGCACGGCATCGAGGTGTCCGACCGCCGCGTGCGGGATCGCCTAGTGGACGGCATCGCGAGGGCACGTCGCGTGGACCTTGCGGTCGAGCTCGTCGAGTTGCCACGCGACAGGCTGAAAGATCTGTGTCGGGCGTTGGGCCTCGACGAGCGGGGGCGCGAAAAGGGCATCCTCGTCGATCGCCTGATCGGCAAGCTCACCATCGAGAGCAGCGACGCGGGACGTGGTGGCGAGAGGGACGAGAGCGGGATGGCGACGAAGAAGAAGCGCGCGGGCGGCAACCAGACCTCTCTCGAGGGCGAAGTCGGCGAGTACCGGCACGACGAGAAGCGCAAGAACAACCCGCCCGCTGGCCTGGTGGAGTTCGAGCGCCTACCCGCCAAGCGGAAGAAGGAATACGCGTACGACCCCCACCTCGATCCGCAGCTCGTCTGGGCCGGCAAGGAGGAGCACGCCAAGTTCGAGATCGACACCGTCAGCCTGCACATTCACGAGCGCGTCTCGACCCAGGCGATCCTCCGGGCGGTGAAGCGCGAGGAGCAGGAGGAGAGTCAGCTCAACCTGTTCGCGAAGCCCGAGCTCCCGTCGTCGAAGGAGATCGACTTCTACGGGCACGAGGTCGGCTGGTCGAACCGGATGATCCTCGGCGACTCGCTGCTGGTGATCAACTCGCTGCTCGAGCGCGAGAACATGGCCGGTCAGGTCCAGTGCATTTTCATGGACCCGCCGTATGGCGTGAAGTTCAACTCGAACTTTCAGCCGTCGATTTCACGGAGAGACGTGAAGGACGGCGACGACGCGAGTCTCACCCGCGAGCCCGAGCAGGTCCAGGCGTATCGCGACACTTGGGAGCTCGGGATTCATAGCTATCTCAGCTATCTCCGTGATCGCTTCCTCGTCGCCAAGGACCTGCTCAACGAAGCGGGCAGTCTTTTCGTTCAGATTAGCGATGAGAACGTACATCGTGTGCGGTTCGTACTAGACGAAGTGTTCGGCGCAGAGAACTTCGTCAGCCAAGTCGTCTTCCGCAAGACCACTGGAAAGGGCGGGCAGCTGCTCGATAACACTTACGACGTTCTACTCTGGTTCGCCCGCGACAGGGGCAAAGTCAAATACCGTCCGGTCTTCGAGCCTCGATCGGTTGTAGACGATGACAACCTTCGATTCGTTGAGCTCGCGGACGGTACGCGACGCCGAATGACCGACCGAGAGGCCGACGGCACCGATGCCCTGCCTCCACGTGCGCGTGCGTATCGGCCCAACCCGCTGACCAATCAGCGGCCTGCTTCGGGAAATGACCTTCGCGAGTACTACCTCGACGGGAAGCGCTTCACTCCAGGAGCCGGTACTTTTCGATCCGACAAGGCAGGATTGGACCGCCTCCAGAGGGCTGGCCGCTTGCTGCCTGTGGGGAACACGCTGACGTTCATTCGTTATCTTGACGACTTCCCGTTCAAGCCGCGGAACGACATCTGGGACGACACTCGGGGAAGTGGTTTCGGTGACGCGAAGCTCTACGTCGTCCAGACTGGTACGAAGGCGATCGCGCGCTGCATCCTGATGACCACCGACCCTGGTGATCTAGTCCTCGACCCGACCTGCGGCTCCGGGACCACTGCCTACGTGGCCGAGCAGTGGGGACGTCGCTGGATTACCTGCGACACGTCCCGCGTCGCGCTCTCGCTCGCTCGACAGCGGCTCATCACAGCGAAGTTCCCCTACTACGAGCTCCGCTCGAATCGAGTGCGCGACGGATTCAAGTACAAGACCGTCCCTCACATCACGCTCAAGTCGATCGCGCAGAATCCGAAGATCGATGCCTGCAAGACCAAGGAGGAGATCGATCGGGTCATCCGCGAGAGCGCGGAGCAGGAGACGCTCTACGACCAGCCCTTCGAGGACAAGAAACGGGTGCGCGTCTCGGGGCCGTTCACGGTCGAGGCGATCCCGCTGCCGTCGATGGAGGACACGCAGCGCGACGCCGGCGGGCCGGTGTCCAAGTCCGCGGCGGTGCCGGGGCACTTCTCGGATGCGGTCACCGACTACCTGTCGACGATGGTCGAGCTGCTGCGCCAGACCGGCATCGTGCTGCCGGGAAACAAGCGCATCCGGTTCCCCGCGCTCCGCACGGTCAAGGGCAACTACGAGTGGTTCCACGCCGAGGGCGGCTCGGACGCCGAAGGCGATCCCCGCACCTTCGCGATCTCGTTCGGACCCCGGCACGGACCGGTCACGCCGACGCAGGTGCTCGGCGCGATTGCCGAGACCCGCGGCGCCGACGTCCTGGTGTTCGCGGGATTCGCGTGCGACCCCGAGGCTCGCAAGATGATCGACGCGGGCGTACCGGGGCGCGAGGTCATGTTCGCCCACGCCGCGCCCGACATCCTGGTCGGCGACCTGCTCAAGAAGCGAAAGACCGATCAGCTCTTCGCCGTCTTCGGCGCACCCGACGTGCGGGTGCACCCCGAGAACGGCGGCTCGCTGGTGTCGGTCGAACTGGTCGGCATCGACCTCTACGACCCGACCACCGGCTTCACCTCGAGCGCGAAGGGCGACGGCGCGGCGGCGATCTTGGTCGACCACGACTACGACGGGAAGAGCTTCTGCGTTTCGCAGGCGCTCTTCCCCGGCGGCGGCGCGAACGCCTGGGAGAAGCTCCAGAAGGCACTCAAGGGCGCGATCGACGAGGACAAGTTCGCCCAGCTCCGCACCACGCGGTCTCTGCCTTTCAAGCCGGGGCACAAGGTCGCGGTCAAGGTCATCGACGATCGCGGCAACGAGGTCATCAAGATCGTCGACGCGCGCCGCGCGCTGAAGAAGTGA
- a CDS encoding TOPRIM nucleotidyl transferase/hydrolase domain-containing protein produces the protein MSSQEQSTASKLAKAARGMQRPELQALWSDILAGKETAWAKGKALEHLVLRAFELDGAQVTYPYSVRLGSTSALRGPRNNLELEQIDGMVRVGEIRCICEAKDRTTPQNSESLSKLRNQLLRRPRFCIGSVFSKRGFTASARVAAHFMIEHPILLWNAEDISWALSAENGFARALEMKLRVAIEHGLPDFFVGSHELASVSPDPLEPGPPVDVVSGARVIVIVEGENDRVLLTKLLDTRFDRSAYRVVPARGKEAAQALARSLAAVGRTAVVLMFDADTREAEGIALQKAEAEDALQLAAGDDMSLVVVLAPELEALVLRPDAFALAFPGEPPLDSNEEELATDRPRRVLEHRLGGTGRGQFFSRLSPSTIEKIAQDPQLEALFAFVASHVGPSGAVRHP, from the coding sequence ATGTCGTCGCAAGAGCAATCCACCGCGAGCAAGCTGGCGAAGGCTGCCAGGGGCATGCAGCGTCCCGAGCTCCAGGCATTATGGAGCGACATTCTCGCAGGCAAGGAGACTGCTTGGGCGAAAGGCAAGGCCCTCGAGCACCTTGTTCTGCGAGCATTCGAGTTAGACGGAGCGCAGGTCACGTATCCCTACTCGGTCCGTCTCGGGAGTACTTCGGCACTCCGTGGACCTCGCAACAATCTCGAGCTCGAGCAGATCGACGGGATGGTGCGCGTCGGGGAGATCCGCTGCATCTGCGAGGCGAAGGATCGAACGACCCCACAGAACTCGGAGTCGCTGTCAAAGCTCAGGAATCAGCTGCTGCGGCGCCCTCGCTTCTGCATCGGATCCGTCTTCAGCAAGCGGGGCTTCACGGCGTCGGCCCGAGTCGCCGCGCATTTCATGATCGAGCACCCGATTCTTCTGTGGAACGCGGAGGACATCAGCTGGGCGCTCAGCGCGGAGAACGGCTTCGCCAGAGCGCTCGAGATGAAGCTGCGGGTGGCGATAGAGCACGGACTGCCGGACTTCTTCGTGGGTTCTCACGAGCTCGCGTCGGTGTCGCCCGACCCGCTGGAGCCCGGCCCACCGGTCGATGTAGTCAGTGGCGCACGCGTGATCGTGATCGTCGAGGGGGAGAACGACCGCGTGCTGCTGACGAAATTGCTCGATACTCGGTTCGATCGTTCCGCTTATCGCGTCGTACCCGCACGCGGCAAAGAGGCGGCGCAGGCGCTTGCGCGATCGTTGGCGGCCGTCGGCAGAACGGCCGTTGTGCTGATGTTCGACGCGGACACGCGTGAGGCGGAGGGTATCGCCCTCCAGAAGGCCGAGGCAGAGGACGCACTGCAGCTCGCAGCCGGCGACGACATGTCGCTCGTCGTGGTGCTCGCACCGGAGCTCGAGGCCCTCGTTCTTCGACCGGACGCGTTCGCGCTGGCTTTTCCTGGTGAACCGCCGCTTGATTCGAACGAGGAGGAGCTCGCGACCGATAGGCCTCGGCGCGTGCTCGAACACCGGCTTGGTGGAACCGGGCGCGGCCAGTTTTTCTCGAGGTTGTCGCCCTCGACCATCGAGAAGATCGCGCAGGACCCGCAGCTCGAGGCGCTGTTCGCGTTCGTCGCCAGCCATGTCGGTCCTTCCGGGGCGGTGCGTCACCCCTGA